One genomic window of Polyangium aurulentum includes the following:
- a CDS encoding cytochrome P450, with product MSSTDLFAWMAPSAPVNRALWANPYPLFHRARNEDPVHYSASFDAWFLSRYEDVITAARDSRLSSRRASFKFEGLPPSEREAAKPFERSMHKWMMFSDAPEHPRLRSLFAKAFSPRIVENMRPVIRRVVDELIDRRAAEGRMDLMRDLASPLPSIVVAELLGVRSEDRSAFERWSDDIALFAGAGHATLERSRRAIESWRAMNACIREIVGRRRARPEDDFLSAMLVPDDRGDVLSEDELLAMCVHLLAAGHGATQDMVCNSALLLMQNPELMRTIQQSPETIPGALEEFLRYESPLQVLTRVVRTDMTIGGRSIREGQRVIMMLGAANRDPATFPEPDTLDIRRQDNRHLAYGFGFHYCIGAPLARVEGQVVLEAFARRLSDMQLASRDVVWKTTMSFRGVESLPITFGGRTAR from the coding sequence ATGAGCAGCACCGATCTATTCGCCTGGATGGCCCCCTCGGCGCCCGTCAATCGCGCGCTCTGGGCCAATCCCTATCCGTTGTTTCACCGGGCGCGAAACGAGGACCCGGTCCATTACAGCGCGAGCTTCGACGCCTGGTTCCTCTCCCGGTACGAGGACGTGATCACGGCGGCCCGCGACAGCCGCCTGTCGAGCCGGCGCGCGAGCTTCAAATTCGAGGGGCTGCCGCCCTCGGAGCGCGAGGCCGCGAAGCCTTTCGAGCGCTCGATGCACAAATGGATGATGTTCAGCGATGCGCCGGAGCACCCGCGCCTGCGCTCCCTCTTCGCCAAGGCATTCTCTCCCCGCATCGTCGAGAACATGCGCCCGGTGATAAGGCGCGTCGTCGACGAGCTAATCGACCGGCGCGCTGCGGAGGGCCGCATGGATCTGATGCGCGATCTCGCCTCTCCGCTGCCGAGCATCGTCGTCGCCGAGCTGCTCGGCGTGCGCAGCGAGGACCGCAGCGCATTCGAGCGCTGGTCCGACGACATCGCCCTCTTCGCCGGCGCGGGCCACGCCACCCTCGAGCGCAGCCGCAGGGCCATCGAGAGCTGGCGCGCCATGAACGCGTGCATTCGCGAGATCGTGGGCAGGCGCCGCGCGCGGCCCGAGGACGATTTCCTCTCCGCAATGCTCGTCCCCGACGACCGGGGCGACGTCCTGTCCGAGGACGAATTGCTCGCCATGTGCGTGCACCTGCTCGCCGCAGGCCACGGGGCGACCCAAGACATGGTCTGCAACAGCGCGCTGCTCCTCATGCAAAACCCGGAGCTGATGCGCACGATCCAGCAAAGCCCGGAGACGATCCCGGGCGCGCTCGAGGAATTCTTGCGCTACGAGAGCCCCTTGCAGGTGCTGACGCGCGTCGTGCGCACGGACATGACGATCGGCGGGCGGTCCATCCGCGAAGGGCAGCGCGTCATCATGATGCTCGGCGCGGCCAATCGCGATCCGGCGACCTTCCCGGAGCCCGATACCCTCGACATTCGCCGCCAGGACAATCGACACCTCGCGTACGGCTTCGGCTTCCATTATTGCATCGGCGCGCCGCTCGCCCGGGTCGAGGGGCAGGTCGTCCTCGAGGCCTTCGCGCGGCGGCTGTCCGACATGCAGCTCGCCTCGCGCGACGTCGTGTGGAAGACGACGATGAGCTTCCGCGGCGTGGAGTCGCTCCCCATCACGTTCGGTGGTAGAACCGCGCGCTGA
- a CDS encoding pyridoxal phosphate-dependent decarboxylase family protein — MSRLHVDPDAFRHLAGRVVDLSADYIAGLDAARAYPETSGEQTEKLFHTPLPRKGMGARAFDDLAAVLGHVRAPGPRMLGYVLGAGEPIAAIADLFASVVNQNVTAWRSSPASVTIERTVVEWLAEAVGCAGFSGSLTGGGSPANLMGLAMAREAKAPANEEGARPAVVYASEQVHMSISKAVALLGLGRKQLRLVPTDDQFRMRPDELSRAIRRDIAAGEKPMAVVASAGTVNTGAIDPMAEIADIAGEHGLWMHVDGAYGLLAAMAVPEKFAGVSKADSLSLDPHKWLHQPLDCGCLLFRDPAIARATFSDSGDYVRSHDAGPVEGFCFFDESMELSRRSRGLKLWLSLRYHGLDAFRAAIEDDLEHAKRLAALVTAEESLELLAPVELSAVCFRHVGAGEGAAGDALNAAILKRVNERGRVYLSNAKIRGQFALRACFVNHRTTAGDVPVVVEEVIEAASQVR, encoded by the coding sequence ATGAGCCGATTGCACGTCGACCCCGACGCGTTCCGTCACCTGGCCGGGAGGGTCGTGGACCTCTCGGCCGATTACATCGCGGGGCTCGACGCCGCGCGCGCCTACCCCGAGACCAGCGGCGAGCAGACCGAGAAGCTCTTCCACACGCCCCTGCCTCGAAAGGGAATGGGCGCCCGGGCGTTCGACGATCTCGCCGCCGTGCTCGGGCACGTGCGCGCCCCGGGCCCGCGCATGCTGGGGTACGTGCTCGGCGCGGGGGAGCCGATAGCGGCCATCGCCGATCTGTTCGCGAGCGTCGTGAACCAGAACGTCACCGCGTGGCGCTCGTCGCCGGCTTCGGTGACCATCGAGCGCACGGTCGTGGAATGGCTCGCCGAGGCGGTCGGCTGCGCAGGGTTTTCGGGCAGCCTCACCGGCGGCGGGTCTCCGGCCAACCTGATGGGGCTCGCCATGGCGCGCGAGGCAAAAGCCCCGGCCAACGAGGAGGGCGCGCGGCCGGCCGTGGTCTATGCGTCCGAGCAGGTCCACATGTCGATCTCGAAGGCCGTGGCGCTCCTCGGTCTCGGGCGCAAGCAATTGCGGCTCGTGCCCACGGACGACCAATTCCGCATGCGCCCGGACGAGCTGTCGCGCGCCATCCGGCGGGACATCGCGGCCGGAGAGAAGCCCATGGCGGTCGTCGCCTCGGCGGGGACGGTGAACACGGGCGCGATCGATCCCATGGCCGAGATCGCCGACATCGCGGGCGAGCACGGGCTGTGGATGCACGTGGACGGCGCTTATGGCCTCCTCGCGGCCATGGCCGTCCCGGAGAAGTTCGCGGGCGTGAGCAAGGCCGACTCGCTCTCGCTGGATCCGCACAAATGGCTCCACCAGCCGCTCGATTGCGGCTGCTTGCTCTTCCGCGACCCGGCGATCGCGCGCGCGACCTTCTCCGATTCGGGCGATTACGTGCGCTCGCACGACGCCGGCCCGGTCGAGGGATTCTGCTTCTTCGACGAATCGATGGAGCTGTCCCGCAGGTCGCGAGGCCTGAAGCTGTGGCTTTCGCTCCGCTATCACGGGCTCGACGCCTTCCGCGCCGCGATCGAGGACGATCTGGAGCACGCAAAGAGGCTCGCGGCGCTCGTCACCGCGGAGGAAAGCCTCGAGCTGCTCGCGCCGGTGGAGCTATCGGCGGTCTGCTTTCGCCACGTGGGCGCCGGGGAAGGGGCCGCGGGCGACGCGCTCAATGCCGCGATCCTGAAGCGCGTCAACGAGCGCGGTCGCGTCTACCTGTCGAACGCGAAGATCCGCGGACAGTTCGCCTTGCGCGCGTGCTTCGTCAACCACCGGACCACGGCGGGAGATGTGCCGGTCGTCGTGGAGGAAGTGATCGAAGCTGCGAGCCAGGTTCGGTGA
- a CDS encoding HD domain-containing protein: MTALEWAVTRAERGETSQVQEAGPEDFRAAAERYLPEVRGYLDRIIMARDAEEGLDALLASGALTTMLPEVKAMVGFGDGEWRHKDVWKHTKQVVRQAVPRIEVRWAALLHDIGKIKTRTISPSGEVHFFGHAEVGARMFDKLDRRLPIFAPEPALKSAVRFLILHHLRASQYDASWTDSAVRRFAREMGDQLQGLLDLSRADITTKRPEKKRKGLRQICELGERVEKLRELDAQVPPLPSGIGDEIMRVFGIPPSRRVGELKKALEEAVEAGEVPPHECAEVYLAFMRENGGRFGI, from the coding sequence ATGACCGCGCTCGAATGGGCGGTGACGCGCGCCGAGCGCGGCGAGACCTCCCAGGTGCAGGAGGCCGGTCCCGAGGACTTCCGCGCCGCCGCCGAGCGCTACCTGCCCGAGGTCCGCGGCTACCTCGACCGCATCATCATGGCCCGCGACGCCGAGGAGGGCCTCGACGCCCTGCTCGCCTCCGGCGCCCTCACGACCATGCTGCCGGAGGTGAAGGCCATGGTCGGCTTCGGCGACGGCGAGTGGCGCCACAAGGACGTCTGGAAGCACACGAAGCAGGTCGTTCGCCAGGCGGTGCCGCGGATCGAGGTGCGCTGGGCGGCGCTCCTGCACGACATCGGCAAGATCAAGACGCGGACGATCTCGCCCTCGGGGGAGGTGCACTTCTTCGGTCACGCCGAGGTCGGCGCGCGCATGTTCGACAAGCTCGATCGGCGCCTGCCGATCTTCGCGCCCGAGCCCGCGCTGAAGAGCGCCGTTCGCTTTCTGATCCTGCACCACCTGCGCGCGAGCCAGTACGACGCGTCGTGGACCGACAGCGCCGTGCGCCGCTTCGCGCGGGAGATGGGCGATCAGCTCCAGGGCCTGCTCGACCTGTCGCGCGCCGACATCACGACGAAGCGCCCCGAGAAGAAGCGCAAGGGTCTGCGGCAGATCTGCGAGCTCGGCGAGCGCGTGGAGAAGCTGCGCGAGCTCGACGCCCAGGTGCCGCCGCTGCCGAGCGGCATCGGCGACGAGATCATGCGCGTCTTCGGCATCCCGCCCTCGAGGCGCGTGGGCGAGCTGAAGAAGGCGCTCGAAGAGGCGGTCGAAGCCGGCGAGGTGCCGCCGCACGAGTGTGCGGAGGTCTATCTGGCGTTCATGCGTGAGAATGGGGGAAGGTTCGGGATCTAG
- a CDS encoding SixA phosphatase family protein: protein MHLYVMRHGAAEDASPTGKDRDRPLSSRGRADVERAAAQLRDAHGGPLPRILASPYLRTRETAEIVASVVASPGAEIDLRDELAPDEDLPLPLVRTLVEAGEDALLVAHHPMVIALLRALVRDVGELPLGLHPGMLVGVRSLASGPTKVQVTGGFAAMLVWKP from the coding sequence ATGCACCTCTACGTCATGCGTCATGGCGCGGCCGAGGACGCCTCGCCCACGGGCAAGGATCGGGATCGACCCCTGTCGTCGAGAGGCCGCGCCGACGTGGAACGAGCCGCCGCGCAGCTCCGCGACGCGCACGGCGGCCCCCTGCCCCGCATCCTCGCGAGCCCCTACCTCCGCACACGCGAGACCGCCGAGATCGTGGCCTCCGTCGTCGCCTCGCCCGGCGCGGAGATCGATCTGCGCGACGAGCTCGCCCCCGACGAGGACCTGCCGCTGCCCCTCGTGCGCACCCTCGTCGAAGCGGGCGAGGACGCTCTGCTCGTGGCGCATCACCCCATGGTCATCGCGCTGCTGAGGGCGCTCGTGCGCGACGTGGGCGAGCTGCCGCTCGGGCTGCATCCGGGCATGCTGGTGGGCGTTCGCTCGCTCGCCTCGGGGCCCACAAAGGTGCAGGTCACCGGGGGATTTGCGGCCATGCTCGTCTGGAAGCCCTGA
- the recA gene encoding recombinase RecA: MSDEKNTKQKSAALELAIASVEKEYGKGAIMRLKEGQTLTEDVSAVPSGSLSLDIALGIGGYPRGRIIEIYGPESSGKTTLTLHAIAQIQKAGGVAAFIDAEHALDVNYAKKLGVKTEDLLISQPDYGEQALEIADMLVRSNAVDVVVVDSVAALVPKAEIEGDMGDSHVGLQARLMSQALRKLTGTVARSQCLLIFINQIRLKIGVMFGNPETTSGGNALKFYSSIRLDIRAIGKIKEAAAGSKEPSVVGNRTRVKVVKNKLAPPFREVEFDILYGHGISHAGDVIDLATEANIVEKSGAWFSFQGERIGQGRENARTYLEQHPEVLDRIESLVLAKHGIQRSGKPEAAPAKDGKGQGEGKRTAAKTN, encoded by the coding sequence ATGAGTGACGAGAAGAACACCAAGCAGAAGTCCGCCGCCCTCGAGCTCGCGATCGCCAGCGTCGAGAAGGAGTACGGCAAGGGCGCGATCATGCGCCTCAAGGAGGGCCAGACGCTGACGGAGGACGTCTCCGCGGTCCCCTCGGGTTCGCTCTCGCTCGACATCGCCCTCGGCATCGGCGGCTACCCCCGCGGCCGCATCATCGAGATCTACGGCCCGGAGTCGAGCGGCAAGACGACGCTCACCCTGCACGCGATCGCGCAGATCCAGAAGGCCGGCGGCGTGGCCGCGTTCATCGACGCCGAGCACGCCCTCGACGTGAACTACGCGAAAAAGCTCGGCGTGAAGACCGAGGACCTCTTGATCTCGCAGCCCGACTACGGCGAGCAGGCCCTCGAGATCGCCGACATGCTCGTCCGCTCGAACGCGGTCGACGTCGTCGTGGTCGACTCCGTCGCCGCCCTCGTGCCCAAGGCCGAGATCGAAGGCGACATGGGCGACAGCCACGTCGGCCTGCAGGCGCGCCTCATGAGCCAGGCCCTGCGCAAGCTGACGGGCACCGTGGCCCGCTCGCAATGCCTGCTCATCTTCATCAACCAGATCCGCCTGAAGATCGGCGTGATGTTCGGCAACCCCGAGACCACGAGCGGCGGCAACGCGCTCAAGTTCTACTCGTCGATCCGCCTCGACATCCGCGCCATCGGCAAGATCAAGGAGGCGGCCGCCGGCAGCAAGGAGCCCTCGGTCGTCGGCAACCGCACGCGCGTGAAGGTGGTGAAGAACAAGCTCGCCCCGCCCTTCCGCGAGGTGGAGTTCGACATCCTCTACGGCCACGGCATCAGCCACGCCGGTGACGTCATCGATCTGGCGACCGAGGCGAACATCGTCGAGAAGAGCGGCGCCTGGTTCTCCTTCCAGGGCGAGCGCATCGGCCAGGGCCGCGAGAACGCGCGCACCTACCTCGAGCAGCACCCCGAGGTCCTCGACCGCATCGAGTCCCTGGTGCTCGCGAAGCACGGGATCCAGCGCAGCGGAAAGCCCGAAGCCGCGCCCGCCAAGGACGGCAAGGGTCAGGGCGAAGGCAAGCGCACCGCCGCCAAGACGAACTGA
- a CDS encoding outer membrane protein assembly factor — translation MLPGRALAMACLLVALAPARLASAQEAGRPGADAALAGEEPQGTLALPQLSPPADGAAFTGKPIRRVEVVPVGARWGATARIASVRVGEPFNPEAGRRAMRELTATGQFARVTVEVVPEGDGVAVRVYALPRRIVATVQLSGAALDRAATLEAANVREGGEVTAPMLAQISQRIRRYYADHGYPQAKVSADVSDTDDPTRVVLRIDIQAGQPRTVTRRIFVIAPVMDREVGNLKKRYRFAAGDRIDEPLLEEADRELADLLSENGFYRAEVAHTVRLAGAGADLYVHITPGPRIVPVFEGNYAIDEVELRSAIAPAKGTSAKTQDLADKLARFYVERGFLDVTVTPTERGGPDDPVHPLVFKIDEGSQVRVTRRVFPCLPKTWNADQVGSEIDSFLVEELPDKGFSLEDPNAALALFGPRERPRPLARPLALNPATTFAPETYDRALKHLRDLATSKGYLNAVVGPVHMERATCSPSSPAGRCIPEKLVPQVAHCATDALGLPLPEPDPAPTCKPDPVKHIECANEITLRIPMHLGPQTVLYDVAFEGSRIFAERELSGFAELELGGPLSSVDLEAARRRVLDAYRNRGYAYAEVRTAIEPSPDRTRARARFSITERDRVTVGGFVVRGATRTSESLILGRVTLEQGKSYVESEARKSEERIGALGTFSSVSVGLEDADVPQKQKRVVITVSEQMPQYLDPRVGFSTGEGLRFAIEYGHKNIAGLAIALTLRVQLSYLFDFMVFDPGVRRDYERISVGQQLERRNTASIAFPEVGLGPLVGLSVDAIDVRDNQRGFGIVREAIVPTLAYRPTRQMVLRLGASLEANEVDIFNEAAVNRPILSTLRVPSGSTVAIAERIALTYDGRNNAFAATKGFLVAAGVEHVNALPTGKGADITSHFLRMTGRVAGYLELSKKGAALAMSLAAGYNLHLKQDDPTTKDTNERSRTYPDRFFFLGGVDTVRSYLTDAMVPEDVALGLIKKGTTSRAQVLENVPIRGGDFSINPRIELRLPLTDTFQAGVFLDMGNVWLDPSAIDALTLHFAPGAGLRINTPVGPLALDYGINTNRRPWEDFGAFHFSIGLF, via the coding sequence ATGCTCCCTGGACGCGCGCTCGCGATGGCCTGCTTGCTCGTCGCGCTGGCCCCCGCGCGCCTCGCGAGCGCCCAGGAAGCCGGCCGCCCCGGCGCGGACGCGGCCCTCGCAGGCGAAGAGCCGCAAGGAACCCTCGCCCTGCCCCAGCTCTCCCCGCCCGCGGACGGGGCCGCGTTCACGGGCAAACCCATCCGCCGCGTCGAGGTCGTCCCCGTCGGCGCGCGCTGGGGAGCCACGGCGCGCATCGCGAGCGTCCGCGTCGGCGAGCCCTTCAACCCCGAGGCAGGCCGCCGCGCGATGCGCGAGCTCACCGCCACCGGCCAGTTTGCCCGCGTCACCGTCGAGGTCGTCCCCGAGGGCGACGGCGTCGCCGTGCGCGTCTACGCGCTGCCGCGGCGCATCGTGGCCACCGTCCAGCTCAGCGGCGCCGCGCTCGACCGGGCCGCGACGCTCGAGGCCGCGAACGTGCGCGAGGGCGGCGAGGTCACCGCGCCCATGCTCGCGCAGATCTCGCAGCGCATCCGGCGCTACTACGCCGATCACGGCTACCCCCAGGCCAAGGTCTCCGCCGACGTCTCCGACACCGACGACCCCACGCGCGTCGTGCTGCGCATCGACATCCAGGCCGGCCAGCCTCGCACGGTGACGCGCCGCATCTTCGTGATCGCGCCGGTCATGGACCGCGAGGTCGGCAACCTCAAGAAGCGCTACCGCTTCGCCGCGGGCGACCGCATCGACGAGCCCCTGCTCGAAGAAGCCGACCGCGAGCTCGCCGATCTGCTCAGCGAGAACGGCTTCTACCGCGCCGAGGTCGCGCACACCGTCCGGCTCGCGGGCGCGGGCGCCGATCTCTACGTGCACATCACGCCCGGCCCGCGCATCGTCCCCGTGTTCGAGGGCAACTACGCCATCGACGAGGTCGAGCTTCGCTCTGCCATCGCGCCCGCGAAGGGCACGAGCGCCAAGACGCAGGACCTCGCCGACAAGCTCGCGCGCTTCTACGTCGAGCGCGGCTTCCTCGACGTGACCGTCACCCCCACCGAGCGCGGCGGGCCCGACGATCCCGTCCACCCGCTCGTGTTCAAGATCGACGAGGGCTCGCAGGTGCGCGTCACGCGGCGCGTCTTCCCCTGCTTGCCGAAGACGTGGAACGCCGATCAGGTGGGCAGCGAGATCGACAGCTTCCTCGTCGAGGAGCTCCCCGACAAGGGCTTCTCCCTCGAGGACCCGAACGCGGCCCTCGCGCTCTTCGGGCCCCGCGAGCGCCCGCGCCCGCTCGCGAGGCCGCTCGCGCTGAACCCCGCGACCACGTTCGCGCCCGAGACCTACGACCGCGCCCTGAAGCACCTGCGCGATCTCGCGACCAGCAAGGGCTACCTCAACGCGGTCGTGGGCCCGGTGCACATGGAGCGCGCGACGTGCAGCCCGAGCTCTCCCGCGGGCCGTTGCATCCCCGAGAAGCTCGTCCCCCAGGTCGCGCACTGCGCCACCGACGCCCTCGGCCTGCCCCTGCCCGAGCCCGATCCCGCGCCCACCTGCAAGCCCGATCCCGTCAAGCACATCGAGTGCGCGAACGAGATCACCCTGCGCATCCCGATGCACCTCGGGCCGCAGACCGTGCTCTACGACGTCGCCTTCGAGGGCAGCCGCATCTTCGCCGAGCGCGAGCTTTCGGGCTTCGCCGAGCTCGAGCTCGGAGGGCCCCTGTCGAGCGTCGACCTCGAGGCCGCGCGGCGCCGCGTGCTCGATGCTTACCGCAACCGCGGCTACGCCTACGCCGAGGTGCGCACCGCGATCGAGCCCTCGCCCGACCGGACGCGGGCGCGGGCGCGCTTCTCGATCACCGAGCGCGATCGCGTCACCGTCGGCGGCTTCGTGGTGCGCGGCGCGACGCGCACGAGCGAGTCGCTGATCCTGGGCCGCGTGACGCTCGAGCAGGGCAAGTCCTACGTCGAGAGCGAGGCGCGCAAGAGCGAGGAGCGCATCGGGGCGCTCGGCACCTTCTCGAGCGTGTCGGTGGGCCTCGAGGACGCCGACGTGCCGCAGAAGCAGAAGCGCGTCGTCATCACCGTCTCCGAGCAGATGCCGCAGTACCTCGACCCGCGCGTCGGCTTCTCGACCGGCGAGGGCCTTCGCTTCGCGATCGAGTACGGCCACAAGAACATCGCGGGCCTCGCCATCGCGCTGACCTTGCGCGTGCAGCTCTCCTACCTCTTCGACTTCATGGTCTTCGATCCGGGCGTCCGCCGCGACTACGAGCGGATCAGCGTCGGCCAGCAGCTCGAGCGCCGCAACACCGCCTCGATCGCCTTCCCCGAGGTCGGCCTCGGCCCGCTCGTGGGCCTGTCGGTCGACGCCATCGACGTGCGCGACAACCAGCGCGGCTTCGGCATCGTCCGCGAGGCCATCGTGCCGACGCTCGCCTACCGCCCCACGCGGCAGATGGTGCTGCGCCTCGGCGCCTCGCTCGAGGCGAACGAGGTCGACATCTTCAACGAGGCGGCCGTCAACCGCCCCATCCTCTCCACCCTGCGCGTGCCGAGCGGCAGTACGGTCGCGATCGCCGAGCGCATCGCCCTCACCTACGACGGCCGCAACAACGCGTTCGCGGCGACCAAGGGCTTCCTCGTCGCGGCGGGCGTCGAGCACGTCAACGCGCTGCCGACGGGCAAGGGCGCGGACATCACGAGCCACTTCTTGCGGATGACGGGCCGCGTGGCGGGCTACCTCGAGCTGTCGAAGAAGGGCGCCGCCCTCGCGATGAGCCTCGCGGCGGGCTACAATCTCCACCTCAAGCAGGACGACCCGACCACGAAGGACACGAACGAGCGCAGCAGGACGTACCCCGACCGCTTCTTCTTCCTCGGCGGCGTCGACACCGTTCGCTCCTACCTCACCGACGCGATGGTCCCCGAGGACGTCGCCCTCGGGCTCATCAAGAAGGGCACCACCTCGCGCGCCCAGGTCCTCGAGAACGTGCCCATCCGCGGCGGCGACTTCTCGATCAACCCGCGCATCGAGCTGCGCCTGCCGCTCACCGACACCTTCCAGGCCGGCGTCTTCCTCGACATGGGCAACGTCTGGCTCGATCCGAGCGCGATCGACGCCCTCACCCTCCACTTCGCGCCGGGCGCGGGCCTGCGCATCAACACCCCCGTCGGCCCGCTCGCCCTCGACTACGGCATCAACACCAACCGGCGCCCCTGGGAAGATTTCGGCGCCTTCCACTTCTCGATCGGCCTGTTCTGA
- a CDS encoding phosphate/phosphite/phosphonate ABC transporter substrate-binding protein, with protein MADPTILMGAVAYDPKVVTIWEGMREHFQEHGVALDFALFSSYERQIEALLGGHIDVSWSSAIAHVRVKRRTEGKSLGLAMRDRDRDVCAKILVRREVGLRKLTDLHGKTLAVGTRDSVQARILPLYYLKQAGVDLGQVKIHAFDGNLGKHGDTGASELEVLAAVHSGKAQAGAVGSLVWQAEQAAGNVDPRIVDVLWTTPCFDLRIFDAMPTLPAEKIEAFRRILTEMSYANPKHRKILDMEGMRRWLPGREQSYAPVRAAMEEIGDRLLETR; from the coding sequence ATGGCTGATCCGACGATCTTGATGGGCGCGGTCGCGTACGATCCGAAGGTCGTGACGATCTGGGAGGGGATGCGCGAGCACTTCCAGGAGCACGGTGTTGCCCTCGATTTTGCGCTGTTCTCGAGCTACGAGCGGCAGATCGAGGCCCTGCTCGGGGGTCACATCGACGTCTCCTGGAGCTCGGCGATCGCCCACGTCCGTGTGAAGCGGCGCACCGAAGGTAAATCGCTCGGGCTGGCGATGCGGGATCGGGACCGGGACGTGTGCGCGAAGATCCTGGTCCGGCGCGAGGTGGGGTTGCGCAAGCTGACGGACCTGCACGGCAAGACGCTCGCCGTGGGGACGCGCGACTCGGTGCAGGCGCGGATCCTGCCGCTCTACTACCTGAAGCAGGCGGGGGTGGATCTCGGTCAGGTGAAGATCCACGCCTTCGACGGCAACCTCGGCAAGCACGGGGACACGGGCGCGAGCGAGCTGGAGGTGCTTGCGGCGGTGCACTCGGGCAAGGCGCAGGCGGGGGCGGTGGGGAGCCTCGTTTGGCAGGCGGAGCAGGCGGCGGGCAACGTCGACCCGCGCATCGTCGACGTCCTGTGGACGACCCCCTGCTTCGATCTGCGCATCTTCGACGCGATGCCCACGCTGCCGGCCGAGAAGATCGAGGCGTTCCGGCGGATCTTGACCGAGATGAGCTACGCGAACCCGAAGCACCGCAAGATCCTCGACATGGAAGGGATGCGGCGCTGGCTGCCCGGGCGCGAGCAGAGCTACGCCCCGGTTCGCGCGGCGATGGAAGAGATCGGCGATCGGCTGCTGGAGACGCGCTAG